One stretch of Pseudomonadota bacterium DNA includes these proteins:
- the clpB gene encoding ATP-dependent chaperone ClpB encodes MDLEQFTEKSRKALQDAQALALRSNHQRFTPEHILAALIEEPSMGVLLGAVGADLALLDERTKAALGKLPRVEGGGGQMYLAGDTARVIENAKDIAKKAGDEFVTLERLLQALAMENDTPSAKILKEAQVTPQRLNSAINDQRKGRTATSATAEDQFDSLKKYSKDLTALAESGKLDPVIGRDEEIRRTIQVLARRTKNNPVLIGEPGVGKTAIVEGLALRIVKGDVPEALKGKKLLSLDLGALVAGAKFRGEFEERLKSVLNEIDAAAGEVILFVDELHTIVGAGAAEGSMDASNLLKPALARGALHCVGATTLNEYRKYIEKDAALARRFQAVFVSEPTVEDTISILRGLKEKYELHHGITLSDAALVAAATLSHRYITDRFLPDKAIDLIDEAGSRLRMQVDSKPEALDEIDRKIMQRRIEREALKRESDKASRERLSRIEDELTELDAESAIFTARWKAEKDRLNEARGLKERLEALKLELETAERAGNWARAGELTYGQIPELEKKLADSEKESAQSGASAGEVVGEADIASIVSRWTGVPVDKMLQGEREKLLAMEGAIGTRVVGQEEAVKAVSAAVRRARAGLKDPSRPIGSFLFLGPTGVGKTELTKALAGFMFNDDTALIRMDMSEYMEKHAVSRLIGAPPGYVGYDQGGALTEAVRRRPYQVILFDEVEKAHPDVFNVLLQVLDDGRLTDGQGRTVDFRNTIIVLTSNLGAQHLVALGETQSVESVREQVMGEVKAAFRPEFLNRLDEIILFHRLGRAQMGAIVDIQITQLERLLADRQITLALDGAARAWLADKGYDPIYGARPLKRVIQKQVQDRLANMILDGSIMDGAHVDISGHELGLHITAGAPLAASTEKKKPKRR; translated from the coding sequence ATGGACTTAGAGCAATTTACCGAAAAATCGCGCAAGGCCCTGCAGGACGCGCAAGCGCTGGCGCTGCGCAGTAATCACCAGCGTTTCACGCCGGAGCATATCCTCGCGGCACTGATCGAGGAGCCGAGCATGGGTGTGCTGCTGGGCGCGGTCGGGGCCGATCTGGCCCTGCTCGATGAACGCACCAAAGCGGCGCTTGGCAAATTGCCGCGGGTCGAGGGCGGTGGTGGGCAGATGTATCTGGCCGGGGACACCGCGCGGGTGATCGAAAATGCGAAGGATATCGCCAAAAAAGCGGGCGATGAGTTCGTCACGCTGGAGCGATTGCTGCAGGCGCTGGCGATGGAAAACGATACCCCATCCGCCAAAATCCTTAAAGAAGCGCAGGTAACGCCGCAACGGCTCAACAGCGCCATTAACGACCAGCGCAAGGGCCGCACCGCGACCAGCGCCACTGCCGAAGACCAGTTCGATTCGCTCAAAAAATACAGCAAGGATTTAACCGCACTGGCCGAGAGCGGCAAGCTCGACCCGGTGATCGGCCGGGACGAGGAAATTCGCCGCACCATTCAGGTGCTGGCGCGTCGCACCAAAAACAACCCAGTGCTGATCGGTGAGCCGGGGGTCGGCAAAACGGCGATTGTCGAGGGGCTCGCTTTGCGCATTGTCAAAGGCGATGTGCCCGAGGCGCTGAAGGGCAAAAAGCTGCTGTCGCTCGACCTTGGGGCGCTGGTGGCAGGGGCCAAATTCCGCGGTGAATTCGAGGAGCGACTGAAATCGGTGCTGAACGAAATTGACGCGGCGGCGGGTGAAGTGATCCTGTTCGTCGATGAGTTGCACACTATTGTTGGCGCGGGCGCGGCGGAAGGGTCGATGGATGCCTCCAACCTGCTGAAACCGGCGCTGGCACGCGGTGCGCTGCATTGCGTCGGCGCAACTACGCTGAATGAATACCGCAAATATATCGAGAAGGATGCGGCCCTTGCGCGGCGTTTCCAGGCGGTGTTCGTGAGCGAGCCGACGGTGGAGGATACGATTTCAATCCTGCGCGGCCTCAAGGAAAAATACGAGCTGCATCATGGGATTACCCTGTCGGATGCGGCGCTGGTGGCTGCGGCGACATTGTCGCACCGCTATATCACCGACCGGTTTTTGCCGGATAAAGCGATCGATCTGATCGATGAAGCAGGTAGCCGCCTGCGCATGCAGGTCGATTCCAAACCCGAAGCGCTGGATGAGATCGACCGCAAAATCATGCAGCGGCGGATCGAGCGCGAGGCACTGAAACGCGAGTCGGACAAGGCCTCCCGCGAGCGGCTGAGCCGCATCGAGGATGAACTGACGGAGCTGGATGCCGAGTCCGCCATTTTCACCGCGCGCTGGAAAGCGGAGAAAGACCGCCTCAACGAAGCGCGCGGCCTCAAAGAGCGGCTGGAAGCCCTGAAGCTTGAACTGGAAACCGCCGAGCGCGCTGGTAACTGGGCGCGGGCGGGCGAATTGACCTATGGCCAGATTCCCGAGCTGGAGAAAAAACTCGCCGATTCCGAGAAGGAATCCGCGCAAAGCGGTGCTTCGGCCGGCGAGGTGGTGGGCGAGGCGGATATCGCCTCCATCGTCAGCCGCTGGACGGGCGTGCCGGTCGATAAAATGCTGCAGGGCGAGCGCGAGAAATTGCTCGCCATGGAAGGGGCCATCGGCACCCGCGTGGTGGGGCAGGAGGAGGCGGTGAAGGCCGTTTCCGCTGCCGTACGCCGGGCGCGGGCAGGGTTGAAGGACCCCAGCCGCCCCATCGGCTCGTTCCTGTTCCTCGGGCCGACCGGGGTGGGAAAAACCGAGCTGACCAAGGCGCTTGCGGGCTTCATGTTCAACGATGACACCGCGCTGATCCGCATGGATATGAGCGAGTATATGGAAAAGCACGCAGTCTCGCGCTTGATCGGTGCGCCGCCGGGCTATGTGGGCTATGATCAGGGTGGGGCGCTGACCGAAGCGGTGCGCCGTCGCCCGTATCAGGTGATCCTGTTCGATGAGGTGGAGAAGGCCCATCCGGATGTGTTCAACGTGCTGCTGCAAGTGCTGGATGATGGCCGCCTGACCGATGGCCAGGGCCGCACGGTGGATTTCCGCAACACCATCATCGTGCTCACCAGCAATCTCGGCGCGCAGCATTTGGTGGCGCTGGGTGAGACACAATCGGTCGAGTCCGTGCGCGAGCAGGTGATGGGCGAGGTGAAGGCCGCGTTCCGCCCGGAATTCCTCAACCGGTTGGATGAGATTATCCTCTTCCACCGCCTTGGCCGGGCGCAGATGGGGGCCATTGTCGATATCCAGATCACCCAGCTTGAACGGTTGCTGGCTGACCGCCAGATCACGCTGGCGCTCGATGGCGCGGCGCGGGCATGGCTGGCCGACAAGGGCTACGACCCT
- a CDS encoding DUF3108 domain-containing protein — protein sequence MGTYAHHYKIVTSLFMALLMPLGAVAQEAALSPLKLNARYNIAWNGITLGRINITADESETAYSLIADTKTRGIAVVISDERSVALAQGSKRGPDSYIPARYESRPQEGGEARTTLLTYDADGNLASRTRTPDDDPSWRPVVPPAQINRAHDPITAAFMLRRTAYAALARNQQAVSTTTYDGARLAEMTFARTANMPMTVLGKEVDTIDLAVTRKPLNGYTPKELKKYKKGDPAIHLYFTNDAAFTPVRATAATPLGELSMTLVRTN from the coding sequence ATGGGAACATACGCGCATCATTACAAGATTGTTACTTCCCTTTTCATGGCCCTGCTGATGCCGCTTGGCGCAGTGGCCCAAGAGGCTGCATTATCCCCATTAAAACTGAACGCCCGTTACAATATTGCATGGAATGGCATTACGCTTGGCCGCATCAACATCACCGCCGATGAGAGCGAGACCGCCTACTCCCTCATCGCCGATACCAAAACGCGCGGCATTGCCGTGGTTATCAGCGATGAGCGCAGCGTGGCGCTCGCCCAAGGCAGCAAACGCGGGCCGGACAGCTACATCCCCGCCCGCTACGAATCCCGCCCGCAGGAGGGCGGTGAAGCACGCACCACCCTGCTCACCTACGATGCCGATGGCAACCTCGCCAGCCGCACCCGCACGCCGGACGACGACCCCTCCTGGCGCCCGGTAGTGCCGCCCGCGCAAATCAACCGTGCCCATGACCCGATCACCGCTGCGTTTATGCTGCGCCGCACGGCCTATGCTGCCCTCGCCCGCAACCAGCAGGCCGTAAGCACCACCACCTATGACGGCGCCCGGCTAGCAGAAATGACATTTGCCCGCACCGCCAACATGCCCATGACGGTGCTGGGCAAAGAGGTCGATACGATCGACCTTGCCGTCACCCGCAAGCCGCTCAACGGCTACACGCCCAAGGAACTCAAAAAATACAAAAAAGGGGATCCCGCGATCCATCTCTATTTCACCAACGATGCGGCCTTCACCCCCGTGCGCGCCACCGCCGCCACCCCGCTTGGCGAGCTGAGCATGACGCTGGTGCGGACGAATTAA
- a CDS encoding DUF4167 domain-containing protein, whose protein sequence is MNMMRKNNNRNNNMKHRSGGGGGGGQRRYGSNGGGGGGGGNRGANDSQNLQRQKHHATQQLGKYGDMARNAQINGDRVDVEYYLQHVDHYTRVLADIAGIEAERYAHQREAQIIPGGPNDPNAAQHQDNANNDQAAQHHSASSSGDESSTSGDESSASGDTAAAEARQQQQQPRAPRPARRPQPQSDNGAKEANSNTTEIPLPGSILPPI, encoded by the coding sequence ATGAACATGATGCGCAAGAACAACAACCGCAATAACAACATGAAGCACCGCAGTGGTGGCGGCGGTGGCGGCGGGCAGCGCCGCTATGGCAGCAATGGTGGGGGCGGCGGTGGCGGTGGCAATCGCGGCGCCAATGACAGCCAGAACCTCCAGCGCCAGAAGCATCACGCCACGCAGCAGCTGGGCAAATATGGCGACATGGCGCGCAACGCGCAAATCAACGGCGACCGCGTGGATGTCGAATATTACCTGCAGCATGTCGATCACTACACCCGCGTGCTGGCGGACATCGCGGGCATCGAGGCCGAGCGTTATGCCCATCAGCGCGAAGCGCAAATCATCCCTGGCGGGCCGAACGATCCGAACGCGGCGCAGCATCAGGATAACGCGAACAACGATCAGGCAGCGCAGCATCATTCCGCTTCCAGCTCGGGCGATGAGTCCTCCACCAGCGGCGATGAGTCCTCCGCCAGTGGCGACACTGCCGCTGCCGAGGCCCGGCAACAACAGCAACAGCCGCGCGCGCCGCGTCCGGCACGCCGCCCACAGCCGCAAAGCGATAATGGTGCGAAGGAAGCCAACAGCAACACCACGGAAATCCCGCTGCCTGGCTCCATCCTGCCGCCGATCTAG
- the prmC gene encoding peptide chain release factor N(5)-glutamine methyltransferase, whose amino-acid sequence MQTIATQLTHARAALSAVAGDVAALEARLLAAHAWGMTTEALVKDADQPRDHVALQHLLDRRLAYEPLSQIIGEKDFWKDSFRVTRDVLTPRADSETIIETLLRLRPNTSARLRLLDLGTGSGCLLLSALREYAQAHGTGVDQSQAALAVASHNAHALKLADRVRLLRSNWCSALDGMFDVILANPPYIPLADIATLAADVRDHEPHAALDGGADGLDCYRSILGQIAPFAAPHALLLFEVGMGQAEDVAALGRAAGFTLLDIIPDLAGIARVVALEITTTTES is encoded by the coding sequence ATGCAGACCATCGCCACACAGCTCACCCATGCACGCGCCGCGCTATCGGCTGTGGCGGGCGATGTTGCGGCGCTGGAGGCACGGCTGCTTGCCGCCCATGCCTGGGGCATGACGACGGAAGCATTGGTGAAGGATGCGGATCAACCGCGCGACCATGTTGCATTGCAGCATTTGCTGGATCGTCGCTTGGCGTATGAGCCGCTGTCGCAGATCATCGGCGAAAAGGATTTCTGGAAAGACAGCTTCCGCGTGACCCGCGATGTGCTGACCCCGCGCGCCGATAGTGAGACCATCATCGAGACATTGCTGCGCCTGCGACCGAATACCAGCGCGCGGCTGCGCCTGCTGGATCTGGGGACAGGCTCGGGCTGTTTGCTGCTTTCGGCCTTGCGCGAATATGCGCAGGCGCACGGCACCGGGGTCGATCAATCACAGGCGGCGCTGGCCGTCGCGAGCCATAATGCACACGCCCTTAAGCTGGCGGATCGCGTGCGTTTGCTGCGCAGCAATTGGTGCAGCGCGCTGGATGGCATGTTCGATGTCATCCTTGCCAACCCGCCCTATATTCCACTGGCAGATATCGCGACGCTTGCTGCCGATGTACGCGACCACGAGCCCCACGCCGCGCTTGATGGCGGGGCAGATGGGCTCGATTGCTACCGCAGCATTCTCGGCCAGATTGCGCCCTTTGCGGCGCCGCATGCGCTGCTGCTGTTTGAGGTGGGCATGGGACAGGCAGAGGATGTCGCCGCCCTTGGCCGTGCCGCCGGATTTACCTTACTCGATATCATCCCTGACCTGGCGGGCATTGCCCGCGTGGTCGCCCTGGAAATCACTACAACTACCGAAAGCTGA
- the prfA gene encoding peptide chain release factor 1: MSFDKKIDTLVKRHHELRDAISSPDTLKGGDFAKFSKEYSDLTPVIETALALRQATAELEDAKVMINGKDDGLKELALEEKAALDKLIPKLTEDLQIALLPKDEADAKNAILELRAGTGGDEAALFAAELFRMYQRFAELQGWRFEVLSLSENALGGYKDASASISGKNVFQKLKFESGVHRVQRVPTTETQGRIHTSAATVAVLPEAEEVDIQLNENDLRVDVFRSSGPGGQSVNTTDSAVRIVHIPTGVTVQCQDEKSQHKNKAKALKILRARIYDAEYQKRELERSAARKGQVGSGDRSERIRTYNFPQGRVTDHRINMTSYNLDHVIEGSGLAAFADALIKEDQASKLSEIKE, translated from the coding sequence ATGTCGTTCGATAAAAAAATAGATACGCTGGTGAAACGCCATCATGAATTGCGTGATGCCATTTCCTCGCCGGATACGCTCAAGGGCGGTGATTTCGCAAAATTCTCCAAGGAATATTCCGACCTCACTCCCGTGATCGAAACCGCGCTGGCGCTGCGTCAGGCGACGGCGGAGCTGGAAGATGCCAAGGTGATGATCAACGGTAAGGATGACGGGCTCAAGGAGCTGGCGCTGGAGGAAAAAGCGGCGCTCGATAAGCTCATCCCGAAGCTGACCGAAGACCTGCAAATCGCGCTGCTGCCCAAGGATGAAGCAGATGCGAAAAACGCGATTCTCGAATTGCGTGCCGGCACCGGCGGCGACGAAGCGGCACTGTTTGCAGCCGAGCTGTTCCGCATGTATCAGCGCTTTGCGGAATTGCAGGGCTGGCGGTTTGAAGTGCTCTCGCTTTCGGAAAACGCACTCGGTGGTTACAAGGATGCGAGCGCTTCGATCAGCGGCAAAAACGTGTTCCAGAAACTGAAATTCGAGTCCGGCGTGCACCGCGTGCAGCGTGTGCCGACAACGGAAACGCAAGGGCGGATCCATACGTCTGCCGCAACCGTAGCGGTGCTGCCGGAAGCCGAAGAAGTGGATATCCAGCTCAACGAGAACGACCTGCGGGTCGATGTGTTCCGCTCCTCGGGCCCCGGTGGCCAGTCCGTCAACACGACCGATTCGGCGGTGCGGATTGTGCATATCCCGACCGGCGTGACGGTGCAGTGCCAGGATGAAAAATCGCAGCATAAAAACAAGGCCAAGGCATTGAAAATCCTGCGCGCGCGCATTTATGATGCGGAATACCAGAAGCGCGAACTGGAGCGTTCCGCGGCGCGTAAAGGGCAGGTGGGTTCGGGCGATCGTTCGGAGCGCATCCGCACCTACAACTTCCCGCAGGGCCGCGTGACCGATCACCGCATCAACATGACGAGCTATAACCTCGACCATGTGATTGAAGGCAGCGGGCTTGCTGCGTTTGCGGATGCGCTGATCAAGGAAGATCAGGCGAGCAAACTGTCGGAGATCAAGGAATAA